The Chloroflexaceae bacterium genome has a segment encoding these proteins:
- a CDS encoding WD40 repeat domain-containing serine/threonine-protein kinase: MAPPAVICPACGHANPPGSRFCNACGARVAPTVPAPPPADGAGATRSGVAAAPQVGLPRGAAIDPQGRYIVERAIGKGGFAEAYLVNDRQLNRFAVAKRHNPNPAWSARTREFAARNFAREAELLVTLNTPGHPNIPEIYEYLPEQGVLVMKYVEGRDLSQIVRERGGVLPPEIALPIVRDVAAALAYMHSRRPEPVLHRDVKPSNIIIDSAGRVWLIDFGLSRVAPMQPDLNPQHTQLAGTLGFTPPEQWRGQAGPRSDVYALAATLHTILTGHQPTLTRAELPDFLRGAINPFPPVRSLNPNLHPDIAALIARGLAFRPEDRPGAAEMVAALDRLIAPPKRSPLQAPDGTAIPDEHALALWVEKHWQQAANWLYGALPDQVTQLWGRNKLAADMRAIVARNPTDQDAGLDELLATLDPAGFGAASPRLVADRRVIDYGALGVDERRAEWVVLSNAGRRLLQLEIETPRWALPAQPRLSLRPGQQCRLKVTADMRRLRDGGRLQGTLLLRDRSGVAFRVELQAHLSRWRALWVRGVVGQRSPDWEGGAVRRLRQLNGHRGAVWGLDVSPDGRLLASGGWDGTVRLWRVADGAQTAMLDEQGINVLSVAFSPDGQFVAATGGSEVVRLWQLRTGRLLRAIGGNRGYFSSVAFGPTGSMLITAGADRVVCLWRTSDGALLERIAPEGGALSLAVGPGGHSLAVGCGDGRIRIYDLTRGAAKSVLEGHRGAVIGLAFSKDGTLLLSTSGDGPVLLWDMEAGTLRHRLQGHESSVRVVALHPEGLVAAAGSIDGEIRLWQTVDGRLRQVLSGHGSGVVGLAFAPTGALLASSSGDGVINLWKPG, from the coding sequence ATGGCGCCTCCGGCTGTGATCTGCCCGGCCTGCGGGCACGCTAATCCGCCAGGCTCCCGCTTCTGCAACGCCTGCGGGGCGCGGGTCGCACCTACCGTTCCGGCGCCCCCTCCTGCGGACGGGGCGGGCGCAACCCGTTCTGGCGTTGCCGCTGCGCCCCAGGTCGGGTTGCCCCGTGGTGCGGCGATTGATCCGCAGGGCCGCTACATCGTGGAGCGAGCGATTGGCAAAGGCGGTTTCGCCGAGGCCTACCTGGTCAACGACCGGCAACTGAACCGTTTCGCCGTCGCAAAGCGGCACAACCCCAATCCGGCCTGGAGCGCCCGCACCCGCGAGTTTGCCGCCCGCAACTTCGCCCGTGAGGCCGAGTTGCTGGTAACACTCAACACCCCCGGCCATCCCAACATTCCAGAGATCTACGAGTACCTGCCCGAGCAGGGCGTGCTGGTGATGAAGTACGTCGAGGGTCGCGACCTCAGCCAGATCGTGCGCGAACGTGGCGGCGTCCTGCCCCCCGAAATCGCCCTGCCTATTGTCCGTGACGTCGCCGCGGCCCTGGCCTACATGCATAGCCGGCGCCCAGAACCAGTGCTCCATCGCGACGTGAAGCCCTCGAATATCATCATTGACAGCGCCGGGCGGGTCTGGCTGATTGACTTTGGGCTCTCGCGGGTAGCCCCTATGCAGCCCGATCTCAACCCCCAGCATACGCAGCTTGCCGGCACGCTTGGCTTCACGCCCCCCGAGCAGTGGCGCGGTCAGGCCGGGCCGCGCAGCGATGTCTATGCACTGGCGGCCACGCTGCACACCATTCTTACCGGTCACCAGCCCACCCTGACCCGCGCCGAGTTGCCCGATTTTCTCCGTGGAGCCATCAATCCCTTTCCGCCGGTGCGAAGCCTCAATCCCAACCTGCATCCCGATATTGCCGCGCTGATTGCCCGTGGCCTGGCCTTCCGCCCCGAAGACCGGCCCGGCGCCGCGGAAATGGTAGCGGCCCTGGACCGGCTGATCGCCCCGCCGAAACGTTCGCCGCTCCAGGCCCCCGACGGCACGGCCATTCCTGACGAGCACGCCCTGGCCCTCTGGGTTGAGAAGCACTGGCAACAGGCCGCAAACTGGCTCTACGGCGCGCTCCCCGACCAGGTAACGCAGTTGTGGGGGCGCAATAAGCTGGCCGCGGATATGCGGGCGATTGTTGCTCGCAACCCGACCGATCAAGACGCCGGGCTTGACGAACTGCTCGCCACCCTGGACCCGGCAGGCTTCGGCGCAGCCTCGCCGCGCCTGGTGGCCGACCGGCGCGTGATCGACTACGGCGCCCTCGGTGTGGACGAACGGCGCGCGGAGTGGGTGGTGCTTTCCAACGCAGGCCGGCGCCTGTTGCAACTGGAGATCGAAACTCCGCGCTGGGCGCTGCCGGCCCAACCGCGGCTCAGCCTGCGCCCTGGCCAGCAGTGCCGCCTTAAAGTCACCGCCGATATGCGTCGGCTGCGCGATGGCGGCCGCCTACAGGGCACGCTGCTCCTGAGAGACCGCTCCGGCGTCGCCTTTCGCGTTGAACTGCAGGCCCACCTCTCGCGCTGGCGGGCGCTGTGGGTGCGCGGCGTGGTTGGGCAGCGCTCGCCCGACTGGGAGGGGGGCGCGGTCCGGCGCCTGCGCCAGCTCAACGGGCATCGCGGCGCCGTCTGGGGCCTTGACGTGTCGCCCGATGGCCGGCTGCTGGCCTCAGGCGGCTGGGATGGCACGGTGCGGCTCTGGCGCGTAGCGGACGGCGCGCAGACGGCGATGCTCGATGAACAGGGCATCAATGTCCTCAGTGTAGCCTTCAGCCCCGACGGCCAGTTCGTCGCCGCGACCGGCGGCAGCGAGGTTGTCCGGCTCTGGCAGCTCCGCACGGGGCGCCTGCTGCGCGCCATCGGGGGCAACCGGGGCTATTTCAGCAGCGTCGCCTTTGGCCCTACCGGGAGCATGCTGATCACCGCCGGGGCTGACCGGGTGGTGTGTCTATGGCGAACGAGTGACGGGGCGCTCCTTGAACGCATCGCCCCCGAAGGAGGCGCCCTGAGCCTGGCGGTTGGCCCCGGAGGGCACAGCCTGGCTGTGGGGTGCGGCGATGGGCGGATCAGGATCTACGACCTGACCCGCGGTGCAGCGAAGAGCGTGCTGGAGGGCCATCGCGGTGCGGTAATCGGCCTGGCGTTCAGCAAGGACGGCACGCTGCTGCTCTCCACCAGCGGCGATGGGCCGGTGCTGCTGTGGGATATGGAGGCAGGAACGCTCCGCCACCGCCTCCAGGGTCATGAGAGCAGCGTGCGCGTGGTCGCCCTGCATCCCGAGGGTCTGGTAGCGGCTGCGGGCAGCATTGATGGGGAGATCCGCCTGTGGCAGACGGTTGACGGCAGGTTGCGGCAGGTCCTCAGCGGGCACGGCAGCGGGGTAGTTGGCCTGGCCTTCGCGCCTACGGGCGCCTTGCTCGCCTCGAGTTCGGGCGATGGCGTGATCAACCTGTGGAAGCCAGGATGA
- a CDS encoding acetyl-CoA carboxylase carboxyltransferase subunit alpha, with protein sequence MEPHVLATANQEQLSAWDRVLRARQPQRPHTLDYVFALCEDFVELHGDRRFGDDPAVVGGLAAFGERTVVVIGHQKGGDTRENMRRNFGMPHPEGYRKALRLMRHAEKFGLPLICFVDTPGANPNKESEERGQANAIAECIHAMTNLRTPIVAAVIGEGGSGGALAISVGDRILMQENAIYSVASPEAAASILWRDAARAPDAASALKLTAQDLYALEIIDEVVPEPPGGAHLNPQEAITTLGKRIQAHLDELCALDLPTLLQRRYAKYRAMGRYQELADVLLRSVKRG encoded by the coding sequence ATGGAGCCACACGTTCTCGCCACGGCGAACCAGGAACAACTCAGCGCCTGGGACAGAGTGCTTCGCGCTCGCCAGCCGCAGCGCCCGCACACGCTCGATTATGTTTTTGCGCTGTGCGAAGATTTTGTCGAACTGCACGGCGACCGGCGCTTCGGCGATGACCCTGCGGTGGTCGGCGGTCTCGCTGCTTTTGGCGAGCGCACGGTGGTAGTGATTGGCCACCAGAAGGGCGGCGATACGCGCGAGAACATGCGCCGCAACTTCGGCATGCCCCATCCTGAGGGCTACCGCAAGGCCCTGCGGCTGATGCGCCACGCCGAGAAGTTCGGCCTGCCACTGATCTGCTTCGTTGACACTCCGGGCGCCAACCCCAACAAGGAGTCCGAGGAGCGCGGCCAGGCCAACGCCATTGCCGAGTGCATCCACGCGATGACCAACCTGCGCACGCCCATTGTGGCAGCGGTGATCGGCGAAGGCGGCAGCGGCGGGGCGCTGGCGATCAGCGTAGGCGACCGCATTCTGATGCAGGAGAACGCGATCTACTCCGTAGCCTCGCCTGAAGCCGCCGCCTCGATCCTCTGGCGCGATGCCGCCCGCGCCCCCGACGCCGCCAGCGCCCTGAAGCTCACCGCTCAGGATCTCTACGCTCTGGAGATTATTGATGAGGTGGTGCCCGAACCGCCCGGCGGCGCGCACCTGAACCCCCAGGAGGCGATTACTACCCTCGGCAAGCGCATCCAGGCCCACCTCGATGAATTGTGCGCCCTGGACCTGCCCACGCTCCTGCAGCGCCGCTACGCCAAGTATCGCGCAATGGGCCGCTACCAGGAGCTTGCCGACGTGCTGCTGCGTTCGGTCAAACGGGGGTGA
- the accD gene encoding acetyl-CoA carboxylase, carboxyltransferase subunit beta — MKELFRRTRKSFSSAEISEQAQIPDDLWVKCSACREIIYKKQLYDNLKVCPKCGHHMRMSAHEWLGLLDVGSFSETDVHLLPTDPLGFVTPDESYAVKLKKSQQRTGMADAVIAGVGSINGIVLALGVGDFSFMGASMGSVYGEKMARAAERAAEMGIPLLTINTSGGARQQEGVIALMQMAKVTMALNRLAEAGQPHIAVLVDPCYGGVTASYPSVADIIIAEPGANIGFAGKRLIEQIIRQKLPAGFQTAEFMLEHGMIDMVVPRNELRDVLARLLRHYDRRRQTERAPAGQAAAYANGRP; from the coding sequence GTGAAAGAGTTGTTCCGCCGCACCAGGAAGAGCTTCTCGTCGGCCGAGATCTCCGAGCAGGCGCAGATCCCCGATGACCTGTGGGTCAAATGCAGCGCCTGCCGCGAGATCATCTACAAAAAGCAGTTGTACGACAACCTGAAGGTCTGCCCCAAGTGCGGGCATCACATGCGCATGAGCGCCCACGAGTGGCTCGGCCTCCTCGATGTGGGTTCTTTCAGCGAAACGGACGTGCACCTGCTGCCCACCGATCCCCTTGGCTTCGTAACCCCCGACGAAAGTTACGCCGTCAAGCTCAAGAAGTCACAGCAGCGCACCGGCATGGCCGACGCGGTGATCGCTGGCGTCGGCAGCATCAACGGCATCGTGCTGGCCCTGGGCGTGGGCGACTTCAGCTTCATGGGCGCCTCGATGGGCAGCGTCTATGGCGAGAAGATGGCCCGCGCCGCCGAGCGCGCCGCCGAGATGGGCATCCCTCTGCTGACCATCAACACCTCCGGCGGCGCGCGCCAGCAAGAGGGCGTTATCGCGCTAATGCAGATGGCCAAGGTGACTATGGCCCTCAACCGCCTGGCCGAGGCGGGCCAGCCGCATATCGCCGTGCTGGTGGACCCGTGCTATGGCGGCGTCACCGCTTCCTACCCTTCGGTGGCCGACATTATCATCGCCGAGCCGGGCGCCAACATCGGTTTCGCCGGCAAGCGGCTGATCGAGCAGATCATCCGCCAGAAGCTGCCCGCCGGGTTCCAGACGGCCGAGTTTATGCTCGAGCACGGCATGATTGACATGGTCGTACCGCGCAACGAACTGCGCGACGTGCTTGCCCGCCTGCTGCGCCACTACGATCGCCGGCGCCAGACCGAGCGCGCGCCTGCCGGCCAGGCGGCGGCTTATGCCAACGGGAGGCCCTGA
- the dcd gene encoding dCTP deaminase produces MPIKSDRWIRKMALEHGMIDPFVDGQVREGVISYGLTSYGYDLRVADEFKVFTNVWNVIVDPKRIDPRSFVDMKVDHIDIPPNSFALGRSVERFRIPRSVSCIVIGKSTYARCGILVNITPLEPEWEGYVTIEISNTTPLPARIYANEGIGQVIFLESDEVCEVSYADKRGKYQGQVGIVLPRIDRGP; encoded by the coding sequence ATGCCCATCAAGTCCGACCGCTGGATCCGCAAGATGGCCCTGGAGCATGGCATGATTGACCCGTTTGTTGACGGACAGGTACGCGAAGGGGTTATTTCGTATGGTTTAACATCATATGGTTACGATCTGCGAGTGGCTGATGAATTCAAGGTGTTTACGAATGTCTGGAACGTAATCGTTGATCCAAAACGTATCGATCCACGATCGTTCGTAGATATGAAGGTCGATCATATAGACATTCCGCCAAACTCGTTTGCCCTGGGTCGTTCAGTAGAACGCTTCCGCATCCCGCGCAGCGTCTCCTGCATCGTGATCGGCAAGAGCACCTATGCCCGCTGCGGCATTCTGGTGAACATTACGCCGCTGGAGCCGGAGTGGGAGGGCTATGTGACGATCGAGATCAGCAACACCACTCCGCTGCCGGCGCGGATCTACGCCAACGAGGGGATCGGCCAGGTGATCTTTCTGGAGAGCGACGAGGTGTGCGAGGTGTCGTATGCCGACAAGCGCGGAAAGTACCAGGGCCAGGTGGGCATTGTGCTGCCGCGGATTGATCGCGGCCCCTGA
- a CDS encoding NUDIX domain-containing protein: MSQKPVRAAGAVVYTRGNDGILLVLLIKDRYGEWTLPKGHVEPDEAEEAAAVREIAEETGIACTIEGPLARVSYPILKHGAWRDKEVTYFLARADRATPVPATAEGISEARWAAPAEALATISYSQIRDVTRQALAALGERV, from the coding sequence ATGAGCCAGAAGCCCGTGCGCGCGGCAGGCGCGGTCGTCTATACCCGCGGCAATGACGGCATCCTGCTAGTGTTGCTGATCAAAGACCGCTATGGCGAGTGGACCCTGCCCAAGGGCCATGTTGAGCCGGACGAGGCTGAGGAGGCCGCGGCCGTGCGCGAGATCGCCGAGGAGACCGGCATCGCCTGCACCATCGAAGGCCCCCTCGCCCGCGTGAGCTACCCGATTCTCAAGCATGGCGCGTGGCGCGACAAGGAAGTTACCTACTTCCTGGCCCGCGCCGACCGCGCCACCCCCGTGCCTGCCACCGCCGAGGGCATCAGCGAAGCGCGCTGGGCAGCGCCCGCCGAGGCCCTGGCCACCATTAGCTACAGCCAGATCCGCGACGTGACCCGGCAGGCCCTTGCCGCGCTGGGCGAGCGGGTCTGA